The following coding sequences are from one Chloracidobacterium sp. window:
- the murG gene encoding undecaprenyldiphospho-muramoylpentapeptide beta-N-acetylglucosaminyltransferase encodes MKVLIAAGGTGGHIYPGIAVAKELVARDAATEVLFVGTARGLENKIVPDSGFQLVLIHSAGLKSVGFVGKIKGLSVLPRSFIEARHLLKEFRPDVVVGAGGYVSGPVLLTAHFMGFPTLVMDSNALPGFTNRRLARFVDKAALTFNDALPFFGEKGIVTGNPVRRDFFDVPTRTPSEPFGLLIFGGSQGARAINNAMIEALPLLRETGSPLRITHQTGEADFEKVREAYINAGAEGADVRPYISDMVAEFEKADVIISRAGATTCAEVAAAGKASLMVPLPSAADDHQRKNAEAMAKEGAVSIILQSELNGASLAARLSDLLADPDKLAAMGIAARRLARPDAAAVTADLIEGLKRA; translated from the coding sequence ATGAAGGTACTTATCGCAGCCGGCGGGACCGGCGGACACATATATCCGGGGATCGCCGTGGCAAAGGAACTGGTGGCGCGCGACGCGGCGACGGAAGTGCTATTTGTCGGAACTGCCCGCGGACTGGAAAATAAGATCGTACCCGATAGTGGTTTTCAGCTTGTTTTGATCCATAGTGCGGGGCTCAAAAGCGTTGGATTTGTAGGAAAGATAAAGGGCTTATCGGTTTTGCCTAGGAGTTTTATCGAGGCTCGGCATCTGCTCAAGGAATTTAGGCCGGACGTCGTGGTCGGTGCCGGCGGATACGTTTCCGGACCGGTGCTCTTGACCGCCCATTTTATGGGTTTCCCGACACTTGTGATGGACTCGAACGCTTTGCCCGGGTTTACTAATCGGAGGCTTGCGAGATTCGTCGACAAGGCGGCATTGACCTTTAATGATGCACTTCCTTTTTTTGGTGAAAAGGGAATTGTTACCGGCAACCCGGTCCGGCGTGATTTCTTTGATGTGCCCACGCGAACGCCGTCAGAGCCGTTCGGACTTCTGATCTTTGGTGGTTCGCAGGGAGCCAGGGCAATAAATAACGCGATGATCGAGGCGTTGCCGCTTTTGCGCGAAACCGGATCGCCATTGCGTATAACGCACCAAACCGGCGAGGCCGATTTTGAGAAAGTACGCGAAGCGTACATTAATGCCGGTGCTGAAGGTGCCGATGTTCGGCCATACATCTCGGATATGGTCGCTGAATTTGAAAAAGCCGATGTGATCATCAGTCGGGCCGGGGCGACAACGTGTGCGGAGGTGGCGGCAGCGGGCAAAGCGTCTCTAATGGTGCCGTTGCCGAGCGCCGCCGATGACCATCAGCGTAAAAACGCAGAGGCGATGGCAAAAGAAGGTGCGGTCAGTATTATTTTGCAGTCAGAGCTTAACGGAGCAAGCCTTGCCGCAAGGCTCAGTGATCTGCTGGCTGACCCGGACAAGCTGGCCGCAATGGGTATAGCGGCACGGCGATTGGCACGGCCGGACGCTGCCGCAGTGACCGCTGACCTGATCGAAGGACTTAAAAGAGCTTAA
- the ftsZ gene encoding cell division protein FtsZ: MSNTGIKIFIDEPPITGARIKVIGVGGGGGNAVNRMIEAGIKGVDFIVANTDLQALNASKAPMKIQLGSKSTRGLGAGSNPDIGRNAALEDHQKLLDVLEGSDMVFVTAGLGGGTGTGAAPVVASLAIELGALTVAVVTKPFGVEGRRRMEQAEKGLAELRGVVDTLITIPNSKLREVEEKITILDAFKRADDVLLQAVQGITDLIMTPGIINLDFADVTTVMRGKGVALMGIGKGEGEDAASKAMRAALDYKLLEDNSIKGAKAALINVTGGPQMVLGEIEDAIGMIEAEADDNADIIWGSVIKEDLGDEIRITVIATGFDTQVGATLPQTRVAEAHAVSSTRVPFTAGDIHPNEDFEEPTFRRRQAD; the protein is encoded by the coding sequence ATGAGCAACACCGGAATCAAAATTTTTATTGACGAACCGCCGATCACAGGCGCCAGGATCAAGGTCATCGGTGTCGGCGGCGGCGGCGGAAATGCCGTTAACCGGATGATCGAGGCCGGCATCAAAGGTGTCGATTTCATTGTTGCAAATACGGACCTGCAGGCACTCAACGCCTCTAAGGCTCCGATGAAGATCCAGCTTGGAAGCAAATCGACCCGCGGACTCGGTGCCGGATCCAATCCTGACATCGGGCGTAATGCCGCACTCGAGGATCATCAAAAGTTACTCGACGTGCTCGAAGGCTCAGATATGGTCTTTGTCACTGCCGGACTCGGCGGCGGAACCGGTACCGGTGCCGCACCGGTGGTCGCGTCGCTCGCTATCGAACTCGGTGCCCTGACCGTAGCGGTCGTGACTAAGCCCTTTGGAGTCGAAGGCCGCAGACGAATGGAGCAGGCAGAAAAGGGTCTGGCCGAACTCCGCGGCGTGGTCGATACTCTGATAACGATCCCAAACTCCAAACTCCGCGAAGTGGAAGAAAAGATAACCATACTTGACGCCTTTAAGCGCGCCGATGACGTTTTATTACAGGCTGTGCAGGGCATAACCGACCTCATTATGACACCGGGCATCATCAATCTTGATTTTGCCGATGTGACGACCGTAATGCGTGGAAAGGGTGTTGCATTGATGGGCATCGGTAAGGGTGAGGGCGAAGATGCCGCGTCGAAGGCGATGCGGGCCGCACTCGACTATAAATTACTTGAAGACAATTCGATCAAGGGAGCCAAGGCTGCTTTGATCAACGTGACCGGCGGCCCGCAAATGGTCCTCGGCGAGATCGAGGACGCGATCGGAATGATCGAGGCCGAAGCCGATGACAACGCCGATATTATCTGGGGCAGCGTGATCAAAGAAGATCTCGGCGACGAGATCCGCATTACGGTCATCGCGACCGGGTTTGACACCCAGGTCGGGGCAACGCTACCGCAAACCAGGGTTGCTGAGGCACACGCCGTTTCATCGACACGCGTGCCATTCACTGCGGGCGATATCCACCCGAATGAGGATTTCGAAGAGCCGACATTCCGTCGCCGGCAGGCCGATTAA
- a CDS encoding FtsQ-type POTRA domain-containing protein: protein MAKPRKTTTKRKRTTPVRSRSQSVRSLRRNAASQRFNRLAIPLALSLCLLIGIGFIGLLGYKSATASSFFKVRSVEVNGVERSQGDDIRRIVTSGAEPTGVWHADLAEIRAKIEKLPFVKAAAVSMALPAGIRVNVVERVPVAIVKLAGGDYLVDSEGVVLAPAAKIEAAMPFVLKGWDESKTDKANPDNLARLKLYKKMLDEWKGIGIADRVREVNLADLRDPAAVIEDTGRTIAITVAKDNLAKSLKSAIEAVAGKGEKIRSVNSGGVYPVIEYMGN, encoded by the coding sequence ATGGCAAAGCCTAGAAAAACCACAACGAAACGCAAAAGGACGACACCCGTAAGGTCGCGTTCGCAATCCGTGCGGAGTCTGCGGCGTAATGCGGCATCGCAGCGATTCAATCGGCTTGCCATACCGTTGGCTCTGAGTCTGTGTTTATTGATCGGGATCGGATTTATTGGACTTTTAGGCTACAAGTCGGCGACCGCATCGTCCTTTTTTAAGGTTCGAAGTGTCGAAGTCAACGGTGTCGAACGCTCGCAGGGCGATGACATCCGCCGTATCGTCACATCGGGTGCCGAGCCGACCGGTGTGTGGCACGCTGATCTGGCTGAGATCCGTGCAAAGATCGAAAAGCTTCCGTTCGTAAAGGCCGCAGCAGTTTCGATGGCACTGCCGGCAGGTATTCGTGTAAACGTGGTCGAACGCGTCCCGGTTGCGATCGTAAAATTGGCCGGCGGCGACTATTTGGTCGACAGTGAAGGCGTTGTCCTTGCACCTGCAGCTAAGATCGAAGCGGCGATGCCGTTTGTACTGAAGGGATGGGACGAATCCAAGACGGACAAGGCCAACCCGGATAACCTCGCCCGGCTCAAGCTGTACAAGAAAATGTTGGACGAATGGAAGGGCATAGGCATCGCGGATCGGGTCAGGGAAGTAAACCTTGCGGATCTGCGTGATCCTGCCGCGGTGATCGAAGACACCGGGCGGACGATCGCCATCACCGTAGCCAAGGACAATCTGGCCAAGAGCCTTAAGTCGGCGATCGAGGCCGTTGCCGGCAAAGGCGAGAAGATCCGTTCGGTCAATTCCGGAGGCGTCTATCCGGTGATCGAGTATATGGGCAATTAG
- a CDS encoding UDP-N-acetylmuramate--L-alanine ligase has translation MFRKVKNIHFIGIGGIGMSGIAEVLCNLGFSVTGSDIKKSKNTERLETLFNMTITEGHAAENVGDAHVVVYSSAVKDDNPEVVFAKENGIPVIPRAEMLAELMTLKPYAVAVSGTHGKTSTTSMVATILGHAGIDPTTVVGGVVETLGSNARLGSSDWFVTEADESDRSFLMLYPTIAVVTNIDKEHMESYKGMEDVVQCFTDFVNKVPFFGAAIICLDDPNVQLIIPNIKRRRVTYGMTAQADISAHDIRYDDNFGSTFTVWQGDTVLGEMYLPVPGKHNVYNALAATAVALEMEIPFAVVAEAFTKFKNANRRFHFKGEVDGITVVDDYGHHPTEIVATLSAAKNSSGGKRNVVIFQPHRYSRTQELMDDFVVAFNNADVLFVLDIYAASEQPIEGITGDILAENIKKFGHKNVTYIGDIDGAIERVLPNVQTGDLVITLGAGSVTRLSDDLVEALKARSAGQ, from the coding sequence ATGTTTCGAAAAGTAAAGAATATTCATTTCATCGGCATTGGCGGTATCGGTATGAGCGGGATCGCCGAGGTGCTCTGCAATCTCGGTTTTTCCGTCACCGGTTCGGATATAAAGAAATCAAAAAATACCGAGCGGCTGGAAACGCTGTTTAATATGACCATTACCGAGGGCCACGCCGCTGAAAACGTCGGTGATGCCCACGTCGTAGTTTATTCGTCGGCCGTCAAAGACGATAATCCGGAAGTCGTATTTGCCAAAGAAAACGGGATACCGGTTATTCCGAGGGCGGAGATGCTGGCCGAGCTTATGACGCTCAAGCCCTATGCCGTCGCCGTTTCCGGCACCCACGGTAAGACATCTACGACGTCGATGGTGGCGACTATCCTTGGCCACGCCGGCATCGATCCAACGACGGTCGTCGGCGGAGTTGTTGAGACCCTCGGGTCAAATGCACGTCTGGGCAGTTCTGACTGGTTTGTGACGGAGGCGGACGAGAGCGACCGTTCTTTCCTGATGTTGTACCCGACGATCGCCGTCGTAACCAACATCGACAAAGAGCATATGGAGTCGTACAAGGGAATGGAGGACGTCGTTCAGTGCTTTACGGATTTTGTTAACAAGGTACCGTTCTTTGGCGCGGCGATCATCTGCCTCGATGACCCGAACGTACAACTCATAATCCCGAACATCAAACGGCGGCGCGTCACATACGGAATGACGGCACAGGCTGACATCTCGGCCCACGATATCCGTTATGATGATAATTTTGGCTCGACATTTACAGTCTGGCAGGGCGACACCGTCCTCGGCGAAATGTATTTGCCGGTACCAGGTAAACATAATGTTTACAACGCGTTAGCCGCGACGGCGGTGGCTCTGGAAATGGAGATACCGTTCGCAGTCGTCGCCGAAGCGTTTACAAAATTCAAAAACGCTAACCGCCGTTTTCATTTCAAGGGCGAGGTTGACGGCATTACGGTCGTTGACGATTACGGACATCACCCGACTGAGATCGTCGCGACACTTTCGGCGGCAAAGAACAGTTCGGGCGGCAAGCGTAACGTAGTAATTTTCCAGCCACATAGATATTCGCGAACTCAGGAATTGATGGACGATTTTGTCGTTGCTTTCAATAATGCGGACGTCCTCTTTGTTCTGGATATCTACGCCGCGAGCGAACAGCCGATCGAAGGGATAACGGGAGATATCCTGGCAGAGAACATCAAGAAATTTGGACACAAAAATGTCACATATATTGGTGATATCGACGGAGCGATCGAACGGGTCTTGCCTAATGTTCAGACCGGCGATCTTGTCATTACACTCGGTGCGGGAAGTGTGACCAGGCTCTCGGACGATCTGGTCGAGGCCCTCAAGGCACGCTCCGCCGGGCAATAG
- a CDS encoding response regulator, protein MDTTNTSERKKILLADDSATIRKVIELTFEDEGIDVYSVADGDAAMKKFVEIEPDLVLADVNMPGMSGYQICEMIKQDESTCDIPVILLTGSFEPFDPGEASRVGSNFYFTKPFISIRDLVSRVKEYLELGAFDNAGPESVDIDELYNQSISESVEPDNDDVIPFGAEIGESTEADSPHEELLVLHEELSSFDPDAVHTIPAITEEMPEPLAVESSNEIESSRSDEFETAMPDNESPEDSAVHITEPVEVADVTDPLDLIEAEQSIAEVDPIIETPAETAHEDSTDLDLGDAGMDDDMIVAVQPNSHVEAGVHTELDTEIEYSASDNDEVRSVFIDPFETPAAEFESNILKGEPSEDEHQASSQLVEPAGFAPSPTAVKFALDDDPEHDEHTADLSAESDSDSDTAISEALIEKITERVLARLSDAVVRDVALDAVPKIAEKLIREALAGNQRN, encoded by the coding sequence ATGGACACTACTAATACTTCAGAGCGAAAAAAGATACTCCTTGCGGACGACTCGGCGACGATCAGAAAGGTCATCGAATTGACGTTTGAGGACGAAGGCATCGATGTTTACTCGGTGGCAGATGGCGACGCAGCGATGAAAAAGTTCGTCGAGATCGAACCTGATCTCGTACTCGCGGACGTAAATATGCCGGGTATGAGCGGTTATCAGATCTGTGAAATGATCAAGCAGGACGAATCTACCTGTGATATACCGGTAATTCTACTCACGGGTTCATTTGAACCTTTCGATCCCGGCGAAGCGTCGCGCGTCGGATCCAATTTTTATTTTACAAAGCCGTTTATTTCGATCCGTGACCTCGTGTCGAGGGTAAAGGAGTATTTGGAACTCGGTGCCTTTGATAATGCCGGCCCGGAGTCGGTGGACATTGACGAACTTTATAATCAGAGCATCTCTGAGTCGGTTGAGCCTGACAATGACGACGTGATCCCGTTCGGAGCAGAGATCGGCGAGTCGACCGAAGCCGATTCACCGCACGAAGAACTTTTGGTATTGCACGAAGAATTGTCGTCGTTCGATCCTGATGCAGTGCATACCATCCCGGCAATTACCGAGGAAATGCCGGAGCCATTGGCCGTCGAATCTTCAAACGAAATCGAATCGAGCCGATCCGACGAATTTGAAACAGCAATGCCGGACAACGAATCGCCTGAGGATTCGGCGGTCCACATTACCGAACCTGTCGAGGTTGCTGACGTGACCGATCCGCTGGACCTCATCGAAGCCGAGCAGTCGATTGCGGAAGTCGATCCAATTATCGAGACTCCAGCGGAAACGGCACACGAAGATTCGACGGATCTCGACCTCGGTGACGCCGGAATGGATGACGATATGATCGTCGCGGTGCAACCGAATTCGCACGTCGAGGCCGGCGTTCACACTGAGCTTGATACTGAGATCGAATACTCGGCATCCGACAATGATGAGGTCAGGTCCGTTTTCATCGACCCGTTCGAAACGCCTGCAGCGGAATTTGAAAGCAACATTTTGAAAGGTGAACCTTCGGAAGATGAGCACCAAGCCAGTTCGCAGTTGGTAGAACCGGCGGGATTTGCGCCGTCGCCAACTGCCGTTAAGTTTGCACTCGACGATGATCCAGAGCACGATGAGCATACGGCGGACCTTTCCGCTGAAAGTGATTCGGATAGCGATACCGCTATCTCCGAAGCACTGATCGAAAAGATCACGGAGCGTGTCCTCGCAAGGCTCTCGGACGCTGTTGTCAGAGACGTTGCTCTTGATGCTGTACCAAAGATCGCTGAAAAACTGATCCGCGAGGCACTCGCGGGAAATCAACGCAATTAG
- the pdxA gene encoding 4-hydroxythreonine-4-phosphate dehydrogenase PdxA yields the protein MVFDANDLPTIGITMGDAAGIGPEIVLRSLEQREAVGKYNALIIGDGSHLRSVASQFGVSHILERDDVAVDDLGNLTEPIEIGTDNAVSGRASAEYIERAVRLWQDGRIDAIATAPISKKAIALGGYDFPGHTEFLAKLTNTERFAMSFFAGELRVILLSTHLPLTKAIELVKRNRLVDLIEFSSEQLSRLLKRSPKIAVAGLNPHASEGGLFGTEEADEITPAIEHCRELGIAVSGPYSPDTVFLRCSKGEFDAVIALYHDQATIPVKSMSFNSGVNVTLGLPLIRTSVDHGTAFEIAGKGIAECSSMTAAIDLAAKLVSGS from the coding sequence ATGGTATTTGACGCAAACGATCTGCCGACCATTGGCATAACGATGGGCGATGCTGCCGGGATCGGCCCTGAGATCGTTCTCCGGTCACTCGAGCAGCGTGAGGCGGTCGGGAAATATAATGCACTAATTATTGGCGACGGGTCGCATCTGCGGTCCGTCGCTTCGCAATTTGGGGTCAGTCATATACTCGAACGTGACGATGTCGCGGTAGATGATCTCGGCAATCTGACTGAGCCAATTGAGATCGGCACGGACAATGCCGTGTCGGGCCGGGCGTCGGCCGAATATATTGAAAGAGCGGTCAGATTATGGCAGGACGGCAGGATCGATGCGATCGCGACGGCACCGATAAGCAAAAAGGCCATCGCTCTCGGCGGTTATGATTTCCCCGGCCATACTGAGTTTCTGGCAAAATTGACGAATACGGAGAGGTTCGCGATGAGCTTTTTTGCCGGCGAACTTCGCGTCATACTGCTTTCGACTCATTTGCCGCTCACCAAGGCGATCGAACTCGTGAAACGAAATAGGCTCGTCGATCTGATAGAGTTTTCGAGCGAGCAACTTTCACGCTTGCTCAAGCGTTCACCGAAGATCGCGGTCGCCGGACTAAATCCACACGCGTCTGAGGGCGGGCTATTCGGAACGGAAGAGGCCGATGAGATCACGCCGGCGATCGAGCACTGCCGCGAACTCGGTATAGCAGTCTCCGGGCCGTATTCGCCGGACACGGTCTTTCTGCGTTGCTCCAAGGGTGAATTTGACGCTGTGATCGCTCTCTATCACGATCAGGCGACGATCCCCGTCAAATCGATGTCGTTCAACTCCGGAGTCAACGTCACGCTTGGGTTGCCGCTGATCCGAACCTCGGTAGATCACGGTACCGCCTTCGAGATCGCGGGTAAAGGCATCGCGGAATGCTCGAGTATGACCGCCGCGATAGATCTTGCCGCCAAGTTAGTTTCGGGTTCGTAA
- the ftsA gene encoding cell division protein FtsA, which translates to MNSEILAVGLDVGTSHIRCVIGEPSEDGKLNVLGVGEADSKGLRRGIVTSAEAVSESIRKAVADAERVSGVEIDSATVNLSGEHFRGENKNGVVAVAGPDKEITDEDTERAIESACAMPLPPGWDIVARVPQEYIIDGQDGITEPVGMTGARLEALVHVVISPSAARQNLVKAVKRAGLDVEETVLEPLAAAESTLTDDDREYGCAIVNLGSEITSMMIFGRGSVQHTAVFPFGSMHFTKDIAVGLRVSIPQGNKIKHEFGCVASFLLGADERDEMIEIQPVGRSETRGLSKEILCDIMQPRAVELLQHISREADSARAQISGGVVMTGGGSLVRGMCEIAEQIFDAPTRLGFVDPDYFGGLAERVQGPEWATASGLALTSMRRQLRDGGYGGNSPGKKVAKFFENIRDKFR; encoded by the coding sequence ATGAACAGCGAGATACTTGCAGTTGGTTTGGATGTCGGCACGAGCCACATCCGATGCGTGATCGGCGAGCCTTCGGAAGACGGTAAACTGAATGTTCTCGGCGTGGGCGAGGCTGATTCTAAGGGCTTGCGGCGAGGGATCGTGACGTCGGCCGAGGCGGTTTCGGAATCGATACGCAAGGCTGTCGCGGATGCCGAACGGGTCAGCGGTGTCGAGATCGACTCGGCTACGGTCAACCTCTCAGGCGAGCACTTTCGCGGCGAAAACAAGAATGGCGTCGTTGCCGTCGCCGGTCCGGACAAGGAGATAACGGATGAGGATACCGAGCGGGCGATCGAGTCAGCCTGCGCGATGCCGCTACCGCCGGGTTGGGATATCGTCGCACGCGTACCTCAGGAATATATCATTGACGGGCAGGACGGGATCACTGAACCTGTCGGGATGACCGGAGCGAGGCTCGAAGCTCTGGTGCACGTCGTGATAAGCCCCAGTGCCGCCCGGCAAAACCTTGTCAAAGCCGTGAAGCGGGCCGGGCTCGATGTCGAGGAAACGGTTTTAGAACCGCTTGCCGCCGCTGAGAGTACTCTGACCGACGATGACCGAGAGTATGGCTGCGCGATCGTTAATCTTGGGTCTGAGATCACGAGTATGATGATATTCGGCCGGGGCTCGGTCCAGCATACAGCGGTCTTTCCGTTCGGCAGTATGCACTTTACCAAGGACATTGCGGTCGGCTTGAGGGTCTCTATACCGCAAGGCAATAAGATCAAGCACGAATTTGGCTGCGTCGCCTCATTTCTGCTTGGCGCGGACGAACGCGATGAGATGATCGAGATCCAGCCAGTCGGCCGCAGCGAGACCCGTGGGCTTTCAAAAGAGATCCTCTGCGACATTATGCAGCCTCGTGCCGTCGAATTGCTGCAGCACATCTCGCGCGAGGCCGATTCGGCACGGGCGCAGATCTCGGGCGGCGTGGTTATGACCGGTGGCGGATCACTTGTTCGCGGAATGTGCGAGATCGCTGAGCAGATCTTTGACGCTCCGACGCGTCTCGGTTTCGTCGATCCGGACTATTTTGGCGGGCTGGCCGAACGTGTTCAAGGCCCGGAGTGGGCGACCGCATCCGGACTTGCCCTGACCTCGATGCGACGACAACTGCGCGATGGCGGATATGGCGGCAACTCACCCGGCAAGAAGGTCGCCAAATTCTTTGAAAATATTCGCGATAAGTTTCGCTAA
- the ftsW gene encoding putative lipid II flippase FtsW: MAKKRQIDWFMFAIAGGLAVFGSMMVYSASAMMAMKESSESSQYTYFLKQLMFVVIGIVLMYIVSRFDYRILNNKTAVTSILVVTSIALAAVLFFPEINGAKRWIRFSGVSFQPSELAKVALPIFLAWYLAKHEATVTELKTTVLRSVAGLVLLGGLVMLEKDLGTTIVLCLIFSAIYFAAGARMVHIAAVAGVMILAAVGAIAIAPWRVQRVLAFLDPYKYADDESYQVIQSLYAIGSGGILGEGFAKGQQKLFYLPYPYSDFIFSVVGEEFGLLGTLAIVTTFGLLLWRGTKAALNAPDRFGMLLGIGLITGIIAQALFNISVVISIMPAKGIPLPFISYGGSSVVVTLIAVGILLSISKFSDETVTTDVVARPRASGRRTRNA; this comes from the coding sequence GCTCGATGATGGTTTACAGCGCATCGGCGATGATGGCGATGAAAGAGTCGAGCGAGAGCAGCCAATATACATACTTTCTCAAGCAGTTGATGTTTGTCGTGATCGGGATCGTACTGATGTATATCGTCAGTCGTTTTGATTACCGAATCCTCAATAATAAGACCGCCGTGACCTCAATTCTGGTTGTCACGTCGATAGCCCTCGCCGCGGTGTTGTTTTTCCCTGAAATCAACGGAGCCAAGCGTTGGATCCGATTTTCAGGCGTTTCCTTTCAGCCTTCCGAACTCGCTAAGGTCGCGTTGCCGATATTCCTGGCCTGGTATCTCGCCAAGCACGAAGCAACGGTGACCGAACTAAAGACCACCGTGCTTCGCAGCGTCGCCGGGTTGGTGCTGCTGGGCGGATTGGTGATGCTGGAAAAAGATCTCGGGACGACCATCGTTTTGTGTTTGATCTTTTCGGCGATATATTTTGCTGCCGGGGCACGGATGGTGCATATCGCGGCAGTTGCGGGTGTAATGATCCTCGCAGCGGTCGGTGCCATCGCGATCGCACCGTGGCGCGTTCAGCGTGTGCTCGCATTTCTCGATCCATACAAATACGCCGATGATGAGAGCTATCAGGTGATCCAGTCGCTCTATGCGATCGGCTCCGGCGGCATTTTGGGCGAAGGATTTGCAAAGGGACAGCAGAAGCTATTCTATCTGCCATATCCGTATTCGGATTTTATTTTTTCAGTCGTCGGCGAAGAGTTTGGCCTATTGGGAACGCTCGCGATCGTCACTACGTTCGGACTATTGCTTTGGCGGGGAACTAAGGCGGCGTTAAATGCTCCGGACCGGTTCGGGATGTTGCTCGGAATTGGACTTATTACCGGGATAATCGCTCAGGCTCTATTCAATATCAGCGTCGTGATCTCTATTATGCCTGCCAAGGGAATCCCGCTGCCATTCATTTCGTACGGCGGGTCATCGGTGGTCGTGACCTTGATCGCGGTGGGGATATTACTGAGTATTTCAAAGTTTTCTGATGAGACTGTGACGACAGATGTCGTCGCTCGCCCGAGAGCATCGGGCAGACGCACGCGAAACGCTTGA